Part of the Pseudothermotoga sp. genome, ACCCAAACTACCCACGCTCACAACCGTGAGGTTCAGCTTTCGCTCACACAACAGATCAACGAGCCGATCGACGAGTGGATCATTGCTACCCACGAAGAGCACCATGTCGTCGATGTAGCGCTTGGAACTCTCCAGTTTTATCAAAACTTTTTGTCCTTCCTCTATGACTTCCTCACCTTTTGGAACAACGAGTGTGCCGTTCATCCTCGAGAGCGATGACATGACCGCAGATCCTCTCTTAAGTGGAACGAAGACGTACCTTTCTTTGACTTTCGCCACCACACCCCTCACGATCTCGTCTTCACCCACAAAAGAGTGCACACGTCTCACAGACTCGGCTTCGATGAAATCTGCTTCACAATCCCTTCGACCGTACCATTCATCGATGATCGGTTGAACGATCCTCTCAAGCACCGTGAAACACGACGAGGGGAAGCCAGGTAGCCCGATCACTGGCTTTTTCTCCACGATGGATAGAACGGTTGGCTTGCCAGGACGAAGGTTTAAACCGTGCGCGAACACCTCACCCGTTTTTTCGAGTAACCTATAGACGAAATCCTTCTCCCCGGCGGAAGAACCACCTATGAAGAGTAGCATATCGCTCTTTGGTAAGAACGTGTGCAAGGTTTCTTCCAACATTCTCACATCGTCCTTGACGATCTGAAAAACTTCCACTTCTGCTCCCAGCTTCTCCAAGAAAGCTTTGACGAGCGACGAGTTGGTCTCAGGTATGAGACCTTCTTTGAGCTCTGCGGTTGGATCGACGATCTCGTCCCCCGTTGGCACGACCACACACTTCATCTTCTTCAACACATCGACTTCGAACACCCCAGCGGCGAGGAGCAGAGCCAGGTCTTGTGGGGCAAGGCGATGGTATCTTGGAAACAACATGTCGTACTCCACGACGTCTTCACCGATCACCCTGACGTTGTGGAACTGTGGTACAGGTTCAAAAACTTGAACTGAAGAATCTTGCAAAAAATGAACATCTTCTATCATTATCACCGCGTCGAAACCTTCGCGGATAGGTTGACCCGTGTTGACGAATTCGTATCGATCCTTCGCCAACTTCTTCGGTGCGTGCTTGGAGGCGCCGATCGTATCGACGCTCCGAACGGCGATACCATCCACGGCTGCCGCATTGTAGTGTGGTACACTTCTATGCGCAAAAACCGCTGAAGCGAGCGTTCTATCGAGCGCGTCCCTCGTTTTGACTCTTTCCACTTTTCGTTCGAAAAAACCAACGTCCCTCAATCGTTCTAGATAACGCTTAAGTACTTGATCCAAATCCATTTTCTTTAGGTATATCTTCCTCTCCAGAAGATCGCACCTCCGAATAACATTCTACTCCGCAACGTGGTAATATGTAACTTGGGAGCGGATGAGAGTGAAATTCTCAACTTTACAAGTAAACCAAGAGTACGAGACGATGTTCATGGTCACAGAAGAAATGGTGAAAGCCTTCGCGGAGATCACGGGCGATAAGAATCCCATACATTTGGATGATGAGTATGCAAAGAACACACGTTTTGGAAGAAAAATCTGTCATGGTATGCTCGTAGCCTCGCTGATCTCGAAGGTCCTTGGTATGGATTTCCCAGGTCCAGGAACGATTTTGGTTAGGCAGCAGCTGACTTACAGGGCTCCCGTGTTCGTTGGTGAAGCTGTGAAAGTTCATGTGCGTGTGATCGAAAAAAAGGAAGAGAAGAAAAGAGCGATCCTTCAAACGAACGTTTTGAAGATGGACGGTTCTACTGCCATCGAAGGACAAGCTGAGATCTTGATCGAACAGTGAGACGGTACGGCCAGCATTTCCTCGTATGTGAGTGGGTGGGCCAGGAACTTTCAAAATTATTGGATCCTTCCAGAGAAGATACAATCGTAGAGATAGGATGCGGAAAAGGCTTTTTAACGAGTTTCACCGCCAAACTCGGTTGTCGACTGCTTTGTTATGAAATCGACGAGACATTGGTTGAAGAGTTCAAAAGGAACGTTTCTGGGAACGTCGAGCTGAGGTTGAAAGATTTTCTGAAAGTGTCGCCAAACGAGATCGAAGGAGCACAGTTGTGCTACGGAAGTATACCTTATCAGATATCGTCGAAAATCATCCGTAAGGTGATCGAACTGGGTTTTAAAAGGTGCATCTTCATCGTCCAAAAAGAGTTCGCAGAGAAGCTCGCTCACGGTCGTGATAAACGGAGATTGACGTTCATCACCGCTTTAACTCAGACTTATTTCGATGTTCGCGTCCTTTTCCACGTTCCAAGAACTTGCTTCGATCCTCCTCCGAAGGTGGATTCGACCATGGTCGAACTCGTCAGGAAACGGACGCCGCTCGATTTGAAAAGGTATGAGGAATTCCTCAGAAGACTCTTTTCGAGACCAAACAAAACGCTCAAAAATGCACTCAAAACGTTGTCTATAGATTACCAGGGGCCTTTTGAAAACGTGCGAGTTTTCAACGCGAATGTTGATCAAATAGTTAAAATTTATTTGGAGTGGTGTTATGACGAGGGCGGAACTTTTCGAAACGGTCCTCAACTCCATAGTTGAAGGCATCATCATAGTGGACAGAGATGGAAAGGTAGTTTACATAAACAGACAAGCCTCGATCATACTCGGTATTCCACCTTCCAGCGCTATCAACAAACATGTGGTCGACGTGATACCGAACACGAGGTTGCACATCGTTGTTCAAACGGGCAAGGCCGAGATAGATCACATTCAAAACATAGGCGAAGTCAAAATAATAACCTCGAGGATACCCATCAGAGACCAACAAGGTAACGTCATAGGTGCCGTAGCGATATTCAGAGACATCACGAGCGTTCAGAAGATGGTCGAAGAAGTCACAAACCTTCGAGAAATGGAAGCACTCTTGAAAGCGATCATAGAATCCACCAACGATGCCATATCTGTTGCCGATGCCGAAGGAAAGATCGTGATGGTCAACAAGGCTTACACGAAAATAACGGGATTCTCAGCACAGGAAGTGATAGGCAAACCCGCCACGATAGACATCGCAGAAGGAGAAAGCATGCACATGAAAGTTGCGCAAACGAAACAGCCCATCTATGGGGCCAGGTTGCTGGTGGGTCCAACGCGCAAAGAAGTTGTGGTGGACGTGACACCTCTGTTCGTCAAGGGTGAATTCAAAGGTAGTGTCGGTGTGATACACGATGTGTCGGAGATCGTACGTCTGAGCAGGGAACTCGAAGAAATGCGACGGATCATGAGACGTCTCAGCGCCAGATATACCTTCGAAGACATCGTGGCCGAGAGTGCGAAGATGAAGGCCGTGATAGAACAAGCCATGAAGGTGGCACACACGCCTGCAACGGTTCTGCTGAGAGGAGAAAGTGGTACAGGTAAAGAGTTGCTCGCACACGCGATACACAACGCAAGCGACAGGAAAGACCAACCTTTCGTGAGCGTCAACTGTGCAGCGATACCAGAAACCGTGCTGGAGTCAGAACTGTTCGGTTATGCACCCGGTGCTTTCACCGGCGCACGCAGGGAAGGTAAGAAAGGCTTACTCGAAGAAGCACACAAAGGCACCGTGTTTCTCGACGAAGTCGGTAAGATGCCTCTCTCATTACAGCCCAAACTTCTGAGGTTCTTGGAAACGAAGGAGATATCACCGGTCGGTGGAACAAAACCGATCAAGATAGATGTGAGGATCATAGCCGCAACGAACATGAACTTGGAAAAGATGGTGGAAGACGGCTCGTTTCTGCCGGACCTGTACTTCAGGCTCAACGTGTTCCCAATACACATACCACCTCTCAGAGAACGGAAAGAGGACATACCTGCACTCGTGCAGTACATCATAAAGAAGCTGAATCAGGAATATGGAAGGATAGTGGAGGGAATATCTCCAGAAGCGTTGCACAAGTTGATATCCTACGATTGGCCGGGGAATGTGAGAGAACTGGAGAACATAATCGGCAGGGCCATGATAACCATGGAACCCAGTGAGAGGTTCATCAGGGCTCACCATCTTCCACCGTTGAAGGTCAGTTACCAAACTCACGAGATCGCAGGTGAAGTGAAAGATCTGAAGCGCACACTGAGACAGTACGAGAAAAGTTTAATAACAAAATCTTTAGAGCAGAACGACTGGGATGTCCAAAAAACAGCCAAAGAACTCGGCTTGAGTGTCAGGACTCTTTATTACAGGATGAAACTTTTGCAGATCAGCAGGCCAACGAACAGGAAACGTCAGTTTTAAACTTAGCTAAAAGGTGAGGTAATTGACGAGTTTTAATATCTTCATGTGAGTCATCAAATTGCGAGGTGATACCATGCAGAAGTCAAAAAAGAATCTGAAGACTTTGTCTCAATACGAGCTGTTGAAACTCTTGAAGGACGGACAAGAGGGAGCCAAAGAGGAAGTCTTCAGGAGGATGTCTTTGGAAAACGGTGATGAAAATGGAAGAAAGCCAGAAAGCAACAAGAAGTCGTAGTTGCGTTGAGTTGAAGAACTTCTCCATGACCATAGACAACGTCCCTGTGCTTAGAGACATAAACCTTTCCTTCGAGGCAGGACAACTGACGGTCATATATGGTCCAAGAGGTGCAGGTAAATCCGCTCTGCTCAGATCCCTGTCTAGACTGAACAAGGAGATCTATGAGAACGTCGAGTGGGTTGGAGAGCTGTTGATAAACGAAAAGCCTGTACAAGTTTATGACAAAAAATTGCTCAGACAGATGGTCTCCTACGTGGAGCCTTCTTTCGTGGAGGCGATGGATGAACTCACATTCGCAGAATTCATCAAAATAACACTGTCCGAATCGAAGGCTTCCCTGGAGGACTTTGCCTCGGAACTCGATAGACTCGGTGTTCTGAAGTTCCTCAAGCGTGAACTCAAGACCCCCATAAGACAGTTCTACACCATGGAAAAAATCATGCTCCTACTCTTCACGGCGATCGTCAGAAAGTCTATCATCGTGGTGTTAGATTGCATACTGGACCATCTGGACGACGACACTCTGTCACCTGTCTTGAAGGAACTTTTGAACATAAAAGAGGACAGAATCGTGATCCTCAGCACCAGACAGAAAACGAGGTTCCTTCCGTTCGCAGATCAGTTTGTGACCATGAAGGATGGTAGAATCGAATACAGAGGATCAGCGAAAGCGTTCGTACTGGAGAGGTGAAACGTGAAGGTTGTAACCGTAACGTTGAACCCCGCACTGGACAGAGAGTTCATAATCGAAGGTTTCACCATCAACGATTACCACAGGATAAAGGATAAAAGTCACATGATCATGAGCCCCGGGGGTAAAGGTATAAACGTTTCCATCGCGTTGTCGAGACTCGGGGTGGCCTCCGTCGCCATCGGAATACTGGGAGGACACACGGGACGTGTGCTACTCACAGAACTGAACAAGATCAGCCCACTCATCAGTACGAGTTTTGTCCACATAGATGACGAAACGAGAGAAAACATCGTGATCGTAGATCCTGTGAACCACACGATGACGGCTATCAACTCTCCGGGACCGACTGTGGACAAAAGCGCAGTCGAATTGCTCCTGAAACGTTACGAGATTTTCCTCTCGCGTGCGGAAATCGTTGTGCTCTCCGGTAGTTTGCCACCCAACCTTGAAGGAGACATCTACGGAAAGATGACGAAGATGGCTAAGGAAAGGGGAAAAATGGTCTTCGTCGACATGATAGATGAATATCTGATCTCGGCTCTGCAGGTGAGCGTTCCAGACGTCATCAAACCCGATGTTAGGGGTAATCCGATCGTTCTTGGGACACGCTTGAACGACCTCGAAGATTATGTGGAAGCCGCCTCGAATCTTGTGAAAAAGGGATGTAAATTGGCCGTCATTTCTTTCCAACTCAAAAGCGATGTGGTTGCTACCCAAAACGGGGTTTGGTTGATCACCACGGACGAGGAAGTTGAACCAGAGAACGTGCTGGGTGCCGGTGATGCTTACGTTGCTTCGATGGTGTATAAAAAGTTGACCGATAAGAAAGCCGACATGGCGGAAGTAGCGAAGTTCGGTTACGCCGCTGCTCTCGCGAAAACGAAGAAACTACCCAAGGAGATGCCAGACTATGAGGAAATAAACGAAGCGATGAAGTTGTGCAAAGTGGAGCGCCTCAGATGAGACAGAGGTGGTGGAATGAGGGTTTACGATGTCATGACTAGGGACGTCACGGCAGTCACACAGGATGAAACAGTTGAGAATGTGATCAAGATTCTGGCAACACAATCTTTGAGCGGGCTACCGATCGTTGCAGAGGACATGAGAGTCATAGGTTTCGTCAGTGAGAGTGATATAATCCGTGCAGCTGTTCCTGGATACTTTTCCCTTCTTCAATCAACGACGTTCATTCCTGACATGAGTCAATTTTTCAGAACGATATCCAGAATAAAGGACAAACCCATCCGTGAGTTCATGGCTCATCCACCACTGGTCGTCAATGAAAACGCATCCTTGGTGCACGTTGCTGATCTCATGATCAGGCACAACGTGAAGATCCTCCCCGTGGTGGATGAACACGGTCGGCTCCTCGGCATGATAACGAGATCCAACGTCATCAGGGCGGCTATGGAAGGGTATCTATGAAAGCTTACGTAGCTTTTTTAGGTTGCAAGGTGAACCAGTACGAGACGGAACTCATAATAGAACAACTAGAACGCGCGGGGATCGTTGTTTCACCACAACCCATCAACGTCGATGTGTGCGTTGTGAACACATGCATGGTAACAACTGAGGCTGAGCGCCAATCCCGTCAAGTTCTGAGAAAACTCAAAAGGTTGAATCCAAAAGCCGTTGTCATTGCCGTTGGATGTTATGCACATTTGAATCCAAAATCACTCGCAGATTGCGGAGCCGATATTGTGCTTGGGAACGCAGAGAAAACGAAACTGACAGAGTACATAAACAACTGGTTCGAAACGAGAAAGCCAATTACCTTCGTATCGGAACCAGATTACCAGATCGATCAACCGGTGAAAAATTTCTTAGCTGAACGCGTCAGGGCTTATGTGAAAGTTGAAGATGGTTGCTATGAATTTTGTACATACTGTGTGGTACCCATCGCGAGGGGGAGAAAGATCAGAAGCAAAGACAAAGAATCCGTGCTTCAAGAAGTGAGGAATTTGGTCGCATCGGGTTATAAAGAGATCGTAATCACCGGGGTCAACCTTGGAAAGTATGGTCAAGACACAGGTACGAACCTTGCAGAACTCATCGAGTACATCCTGAACAACGTGAACGATGTTTTTCGCATCAGGTTGAGTTCGATCAACGTTCAGGACGTTTCGAACGATCTGGTGAACTTGTTCAAGTATCGAGATAAACTGTGCCCCCATCTGCACATACCTGTTCAGAGCGGTTCCAACCGAATATTGAAGTCCATGAATAGAAAGTACACCGTCGAGCAGGCTGTTTCTTTGTTCGAGCGCTTGCGCAGTGTCGATCCAGACTTCTCTATAACGACCGACATCATAGTGGGCTTTCCGGGAGAAACCATCGGTGATTTTGAGAGAACCCTCGCACTGATCAGCGAAGTCAAATTCGCTAGGGTACACGCTTTCAAATACTCCGAGAGACCCGGTACCCCCGCTTCTAAAATGCCACAGAAGGTACCGTCCGAAGAGAAGGATAGACGCATGAAATTGCTCAAAGAATTGGCAGATAAAACGGCCATGGAGTACAGGGCCGCGTCGGTTGGAAAGATCAGAACCGTGCTCGTAGAGATGAGCAAGAACGGGGTCAGCCACGGTTACGATGAATATTATGTTCGTCACGAGCTCGTCTCCATGAAACCTGGAAGTTTGACGAAAGTCGTGATCAGAAAGCCAAACGGTGTAGGGGTGGTGTCACAAGTTGTTGATCTGGAAAGGAACATGGCTCAGTAAGGATGAAGTTCAATTGAACATAGACGATCCAGGATTTCTGTACGGTGGGATTGCGTACGAAACTCTGCGAACCTACGATTTGAGGCTCTTCGCCGCGCGTTACCACTATGAAAGATTGCTCACGACTCTTTCTCATCTTGGTCTTGAACTTTCCATGGATTATTCAACATTCAGAGAGATACTGCGAGAAGGCGTCGAAAAATTGAAAAAAGAGTCTTCGATCAGAGTGATCGTTGTACCGAGGGGACGGTTCAGTGCCTTCGAATATGAACCAACCGGTTGCGAACTGATCGTCTATTTGCAGGAATTAAGATTACAACCTTTGAATTTTGTCAAAGTGAAAGTCAGCAACGTGAGGAAGATAGATCCATCCTCCACCCCTTCCGATCTGAAGGTCGTTGGTAGGACAGACATACTTTTAGCCAAAAGAAGCAAAGGCGATGCGTACGATGTTGTGATGCTGGGGAGTCACGGTCAGGTGTGCGAAGGAACTTTCAGCAACGTCTTCATCGTTAAGAAAGGCAAGGTCATCACCCCAAGTCTCGACAGCGGTATATTGCCTGGCATAACGAGGCTCAATGCCATAAAACTTTGTGAAAATCTAGCTATAGACGTTGAAGAAAGATGGGTTGAACCATCGGAACTTTACGGGGCAGACGAGATGTTCTTGACACACACAAGTAGAGGCATCGTGCCTGTGAACGAACTCGATGGCTGGCGTCGTTTCAACACCGAGCTGGGTAAATTTCTGGCAAGTAAGTTCGAAGATTTCATAAAGACTGTCGAGGAAAATTGGTTATGAAGAGATTGAGTGATGTGTTCGAAAACCTCAGCAAGTCAGATCCGCTCTTCAAACAATTGAAATTGAGATTGGTGCTCTCCGATCTTCCGAGCGTTCTCGGTGAGTCTTTGGCACACCACTGCCGTTTTGCAGGGTTCACTAACGGTGTGGTCTTCTTCGAGTGTGACAACGATCTGTGGTTGACGGAAGCGCGTTTCATGTCTAAAAAAATCGCAGAGAAGTTGAACGAAAAACTCGGTGAGCGTCTCGTCACGAACGTGGTCTTCAGGAGGGGTCGACGTGGTCACTGACTACAGACCGGAAGACATCAAAGTTCTCAAGGGATTAGAGGCGGTGCGTCTCAGACCTGGAATGTACATAGGATCCACTGGCAAGAGTGGATTACACCATTTGCTGTATGAAATCATCGATAACAGTATAGACGAGGTGATGGCGGGAGCTTGCGACAGAATGAAGGTCATCCTCCACAGCGATGGTTCAGCAGAAGTCGAGGACAACGGTCGGGGTATCCCTGTGGAAATCCATCCAGACACGAACAAGAGCACGTTGGAAACGGTGATGACCACTTTGCATGCGGGTGGAAAATTTTCAAACTCCGCTTACAAAGTCAGTGGAGGGCTCCACGGAGTGGGAGCCTCCGTCGTGAATGCCCTCTCCGAGCTGATGGAGGTGTGGGTGAAGAGGAACGGGAAGATATATTATCAAAGCTATTCTAAGGGTCGACCACTGTGCGAAGTGAAGGAAATCGGTGAAACTAACGAGCGCGGAACGACGGTGAGGTTCAAACCTGATCCTGAGATTTTCTCCACCACGGAGTTCGACCCGGACATAATCGAGAGCCGACTCAGAGAGCTGGCGTTTCTGAATCCCGGACTGACGATAGAGTTCGAAGATAGGATCAACGATTACAAGACCAAGATGAGGTATTCTGGTGGAATCAAGGAGTACGTATCTTATGTGATTAAGAATCTGAACTCAAAGCCGATTCACGACATCGTTTACATTTCGGACGTTCACGAAGACATCAAAGTGGAAATAGCGTTCGTTTACACCGCTTCTCAAGACGAAGAGATCCTCTATTCGTTCGTGAACAACATCCGCACGATAGATCACGGAACACACGTGACGGCTTTCAGAAACGTTTTAACGAGGTTGTTGAACGATTACGGTAGAAATTTGGGATTTTTGCGTAAAGACGATGTCTTCCAAGGGGAAGATGTGAGAGAAGGTCTAGTGGCTGTTGTGAGTGTTCTGATGCCCAATCCAGAATTTGAAGGTCAAACTAAAGGACGACTCGGAAGTGAAAGTGCGGGAACCGCAGTTTCCAAAGTCATGAGGGACCGTCTTGTGGAAATCTTTGAGGTCAACAAGAACCTTTTGAAAGCGATATTGGAGAGGGTCCAAGAGGCGAAGAGAGCAAGAGAAGCGGCGAGGAAGGTCAGAGAACTCGTGAAACGCAAAAGTGCCTTCGAAGGAGCTGCGTTGCCTGGAAAACTCGCCGACTGTGTCACAAACGATGTCGAAAAATCCGAACTTTTCATCGTTGAAGGTGATTCCGCCGGTGGATCAGCAAAACAAGCTAGAGACAGAGAATTTCAAGCGATATTGCCTTTGAGGGGAAAGATCCTCAACGTGGAAAAGTCGTCGATACAGAAGCTGTTGAGTAACGAACAAATAAAAGACATAATCGTTGCTGTTGGAACTGGTATCGGCGAAAAATTCGATCGGACGAAATTGCGGTACGGCAAGATCATAATCATGACCGATGCAGACATCGATGGGGCACACATAAGAGTACTACTGTTGACTTTCTTCTTCAGATACATGAGACCGTTGATAGAGGACGGAAGGATATACATAGCGGTCGCTCCGCTCTATAGAGTCCAAACTCCCAACAAAACACTGTATCTTTACAGTGATGATGAGTACCATACTTTGATGAAGCAGCTTGGCAGTTCAGATAAAGTCGAAGTGCAAAGGTACAAAGGTCTAGGTGAGATGAATCCTGAACAACTTTGGGAAACAACCATGAATCCAAATACGAGACGTTTAATTCGTGTTACGATAGAAAATGCGGAAGAAGCTGACGCTTTGTTCGAGATACTGATGGGGGAGGACACCATCGAGCGAAAGAACTTCATCGAGAGGCACGCGTTGAAGGTGACTTACTTGGATGTATAATTGTAAAAAAGCGACGCTGTCGATCGTAATATTTTGTTTATTTTTTGTTCTCGCGTTCGTGGTGGGGTCAGTGAGGATCGGAAGGACACCGGTGCAAGAAAAAGGTCGCTTCTTGGTGGCTCACAAAGGAAGATTCTGGTGGGTAGGGGAGAGTGGAAGGTTGGTGGGGGTCGCGAGGAGCGAAGACGTTCTATCGAGGGCTTACGTGAGTGGCCTAAAGATAGAGAACGCGAAAATAGATGAAAATACGCTCAAGCTCATATGGAAGCTGGAATCGATCTTTGAAGATCCGCACGTAGTTGAAGTGATCCTCGAGGAAAGAAAGGTTGTATTGCTCAAGGGTGTGACTGTGAAATTCAACGATTGGAACGATCTTCTGAAAAATTTACAGCTCTTACCTGAAGCGATCAAGAAGATGGAGCCCAAAGGGGAGTATTTTTTATCTTCCCAAGGGCTCTTTTACAAGTTAAGAGGTGGGGACAATGAGGAGAGGTGAAACTTATTGTCTGATCGATATTGGTAGTCATACGGTCAAAGGTGCGATTCTCGTTTACACACCACAAGGTCTGGAGGTGTTGGCGAAAGCTGCCATCAAGTCGAGGGGAATAGAAAGCGGTGAAGTGAAGGACGTGACCGCGGTCAACGAAGTGATCGAAGCTCTGATCGACGAGCTCGAGAAAGAATCGAGGGTCAGAAGGGCTGATTTCATAGTTTCGAGCAGTCACAGCAACGTCCAGCTGGTTGAACATCGAGCCGAGTTGGTCGTTTCGGAGAATGAGAAGAAGATCATCGATGAGTCGATCGTCGAATCACTCAGAACGTCCGTCGAAGAAGAACTGTCCACCAGCTACAGGGTGCTCCATTTCTATCCAAAGAGATACTTAGTCGATGGAACGAAACTCGTCATCAATCCCGTCGGTATGACCGCCAACAAGGTCAAGTTCGAAGCGACAGCGATCGTCATGGAGAGGAACTCCAGCTCAGTTTTCGACTTTCTGGCTGAAACTTTACCAGAACCACTTTTGTATGGTCATTCGACCCTCTTCGCATCGGAGTGCGTGTTGAGCGATGTGGAAAAAGAAAACGGCGTTTGCATCATAGATCTCGGCCACAGTCACACCTTCGTCGTGATATATTTCTCCTCTGTGCCGGCAAAACTACACGTGATCCCACTCGGAGTCAAGCACGTTTTGAGGGACATCTCGATAGTCCTAGGTACATCCACAGAAGAAGCGGAGAGACTGCTCAGATCAGAAGGCAGCGCGGTGTACGGTGATTCTTCTTACGCTCAACGCGCTGTGGAGTACAGAGGCTTAGATGGTAGAACCTTGAAGACGACGACCAAGGAAGAACTCGCGCGCATAATACACGCTCGATTGAGAGAAATACTCACGAAAGCTAGAAGGACTGTCAGGGAGTTCACGATACAAGCCCCAGTGAACATGGTTGGGAAGCTTCCGGGAGGCGTCGTGTTCGTGGGTGGTGGCGCCAAGATTCCGAGACTCATAGATCTAGCTTTGGATGTTTTTGAAGGACCAGCACGCGTCGGGACCTTCAACGTTGCAAATCTTTCCATACTGAACGATGAAGAAATCTCAGAAGATCCAGCATTCTGTGCGGTGCTGGGTGGTGTAGCCCAGCTTCTCAAGCATACTCAACCTGTGGCTCCAGCGAAGCAGAGCTCTTCGAAACAGAGTTTCTTCAGAAAATTGATCGAAATGTTCAAAAGTCTTTGGTGAACCTGAGGAGGCGATTCTATGCCCTTCGAGTTGAGCAAGCAGAGCAGAAGTCAAGAAACAGAAAAACCTACCAGAAAGAGAATTCCCATCATAAAAGTTGTGGGTGTTGGGGGAGCCGGCAACAACGCAGTGAACCGTATGGCGAAAATGGGTCTGAAAAACGTCGTGCTCATAGCTGTGAACACGGACGTTCAGGTCCTGGAGGAAACGGATGCGGATCTGAAGATCCAGATAGGGGAGCGCAGAACGCGCGGATTGGGCGCTGGTGGTAATCCAAAGGTCGGCGAGGAAGCGGCGATCGAGAGTTTAGATAAAATAGAGCAAGTTTTGAAGGATACCGACATGCTCTTTTTGACGGCCGGCTTCGGTGGTGGTACAGGCACCGGTGCCACACCGATCATAGCTGAAGTTGCGAGGAAGATGGGTGTGTTGACGGTCGCGGTCGTTACGACCCCGTTCTACTTCGAGGGTAAAGAGCGATGGCAAACGGCAATGGAAGGTTTAAAGAGGCTCAAGCCGAGTGTGGACACACTCATCAAAGTGTCGAACAACAAGCTCCTTGAGGAACTGCCTTCGGATGTGACAGCTGTTGAAGCGTTCGCGACGGCCGACGAAACGTTGCATCAAGGTGTGAGGGGTATATCGGAACTGATAACCAAGAGAGGTTACATCAACCTCGATTTCGCCGATGTCGAGTCGGTGATGAGGAACGCCGGCGTTGCGATGCTCGGTATAGGCATCGGAAAAGGTACAAACAGAGCAGCCGACGCTGCGAAGAGAGCGATGACGAGCAAATTGATGGAACAACCTGTAGAGAACGCAAAGGCGATCATATTGAACGTTTCTGCACCAAAAACGGTCCAACTCAGAGAACTGCACTTGGCGGCCTCGATCGTGAGACAGAGTTGCAGTGAAGATGCGGACGTCAAGTTCGGTCTGATCATCGATGACGAGTTGAAGGAAGACGAAATGAAGGTGACAGTCATAGCCACCGGTTTCGATCAAGAAGAACGGATACTCTTCCCAGAGAGCGATATCCCAGCCATATACAGGCTGGGTTTGGAGGACATACCGAATGCCTGATAAGATCAGGTACAGAAGGATCGGTGAGATACTGCTGGAAAAGGGATTGATCACGAAAGAACAACTAAACAGAGCTTTAGAAAACCAGAGACTGACAAAAAAA contains:
- a CDS encoding sigma-54-dependent Fis family transcriptional regulator, whose protein sequence is MTRAELFETVLNSIVEGIIIVDRDGKVVYINRQASIILGIPPSSAINKHVVDVIPNTRLHIVVQTGKAEIDHIQNIGEVKIITSRIPIRDQQGNVIGAVAIFRDITSVQKMVEEVTNLREMEALLKAIIESTNDAISVADAEGKIVMVNKAYTKITGFSAQEVIGKPATIDIAEGESMHMKVAQTKQPIYGARLLVGPTRKEVVVDVTPLFVKGEFKGSVGVIHDVSEIVRLSRELEEMRRIMRRLSARYTFEDIVAESAKMKAVIEQAMKVAHTPATVLLRGESGTGKELLAHAIHNASDRKDQPFVSVNCAAIPETVLESELFGYAPGAFTGARREGKKGLLEEAHKGTVFLDEVGKMPLSLQPKLLRFLETKEISPVGGTKPIKIDVRIIAATNMNLEKMVEDGSFLPDLYFRLNVFPIHIPPLRERKEDIPALVQYIIKKLNQEYGRIVEGISPEALHKLISYDWPGNVRELENIIGRAMITMEPSERFIRAHHLPPLKVSYQTHEIAGEVKDLKRTLRQYEKSLITKSLEQNDWDVQKTAKELGLSVRTLYYRMKLLQISRPTNRKRQF
- the rsmA gene encoding 16S rRNA (adenine(1518)-N(6)/adenine(1519)-N(6))-dimethyltransferase RsmA, with the protein product MRRYGQHFLVCEWVGQELSKLLDPSREDTIVEIGCGKGFLTSFTAKLGCRLLCYEIDETLVEEFKRNVSGNVELRLKDFLKVSPNEIEGAQLCYGSIPYQISSKIIRKVIELGFKRCIFIVQKEFAEKLAHGRDKRRLTFITALTQTYFDVRVLFHVPRTCFDPPPKVDSTMVELVRKRTPLDLKRYEEFLRRLFSRPNKTLKNALKTLSIDYQGPFENVRVFNANVDQIVKIYLEWCYDEGGTFRNGPQLHS
- a CDS encoding molybdopterin biosynthesis protein, yielding MERKIYLKKMDLDQVLKRYLERLRDVGFFERKVERVKTRDALDRTLASAVFAHRSVPHYNAAAVDGIAVRSVDTIGASKHAPKKLAKDRYEFVNTGQPIREGFDAVIMIEDVHFLQDSSVQVFEPVPQFHNVRVIGEDVVEYDMLFPRYHRLAPQDLALLLAAGVFEVDVLKKMKCVVVPTGDEIVDPTAELKEGLIPETNSSLVKAFLEKLGAEVEVFQIVKDDVRMLEETLHTFLPKSDMLLFIGGSSAGEKDFVYRLLEKTGEVFAHGLNLRPGKPTVLSIVEKKPVIGLPGFPSSCFTVLERIVQPIIDEWYGRRDCEADFIEAESVRRVHSFVGEDEIVRGVVAKVKERYVFVPLKRGSAVMSSLSRMNGTLVVPKGEEVIEEGQKVLIKLESSKRYIDDMVLFVGSNDPLVDRLVDLLCERKLNLTVVSVGSLGGVRAIARAQAHLGGIHLFDPETETYNLPYLRKMLNNFVLVKFAKRLQGIVVQKGNPKSIKTLYDLTKSDVKFVNRQKASGTRILLDYYLEKLGIEPSKINGYENEESTHIGVALKVKKGLADAGLAVAYVAKLMDLDFVPICWEDYDLLILPEFFEDERFKIILDVITSKEFRNLASAYAGYDVSEAGKIILEGREL
- a CDS encoding ABC transporter ATP-binding protein — encoded protein: MKNFSMTIDNVPVLRDINLSFEAGQLTVIYGPRGAGKSALLRSLSRLNKEIYENVEWVGELLINEKPVQVYDKKLLRQMVSYVEPSFVEAMDELTFAEFIKITLSESKASLEDFASELDRLGVLKFLKRELKTPIRQFYTMEKIMLLLFTAIVRKSIIVVLDCILDHLDDDTLSPVLKELLNIKEDRIVILSTRQKTRFLPFADQFVTMKDGRIEYRGSAKAFVLER
- a CDS encoding MaoC family dehydratase is translated as MRVKFSTLQVNQEYETMFMVTEEMVKAFAEITGDKNPIHLDDEYAKNTRFGRKICHGMLVASLISKVLGMDFPGPGTILVRQQLTYRAPVFVGEAVKVHVRVIEKKEEKKRAILQTNVLKMDGSTAIEGQAEILIEQ